The following proteins are co-located in the Methylomonas sp. 11b genome:
- a CDS encoding TonB-dependent receptor, producing MKEYSIGSLSADNIETVKVPLHISNRRGLSVCVAMAIAGGSMLLANDATAQTASVKKSAKKTGNKQVADTQVSDLQAQVERLSRELEASKRREQDLLKKGVAAAPAAVGNADAAALSSQEPDNVVAAAEPEPEEKADEPQDLSEVVVTSRRKEEKLQEVPIPVAVINRETLERDNVVSVQDFSRRAPNLGVTSANARQTSIALRGLGKNSGNESMEPSVGVMVDNVWRAWTGAAWANFADLDQVEVLRGPQGTLQGKNSNLGLLNITTKAPSFKNSYYVDGFAGSRDALQGKFGATGTILPGLLAYRASGFIDKRDGFVKNFDVHRSEGDLGETNALGGRLQFLFTPSEDLSARLIVDKTASTQTMSVQPLIADPTRFDDGTLRTTTFSTRLARDWFNTLRSNGQAVTVIGDPRAMANNERRQSRGDGSGVSAEINWDVAGHRFTSISAYRDALFEPNHDGESSTADVERISGWTVKNEQWSQELRLASKDPGPVDYQFGVFAMRAIADTFNQRLFGVDAGAFHASNSQYALLNATPASRQLLAASMRDTMLTQNVVPATDSYAGYGQINWHVTDDATLTLGLRNTFERRENTGYSRNLGGVNLDTLGASLGANAAQIAAAKAIRSNRLGPEWDAPRQGFDQNSQNWLINPSYKVNKDLMVYGSVAGGQKSGAAQFNFNTGATENVKPEDVMDYEFGFKSTWLDRKLVFNVNLYQTDIQSFQSQLVAPDPLRSGQFLSQLGNIGGIQLRGIELETNWDITQGLNVFLNGSYNKAIYTDFANAPCPPEANNTGYCDQTGKTIPNAPAFTANYGIDYRAPLTFGYGNDYGLQWHAYLIDSFKSAANYNASLSRYGKQDAYHVTDGGIGVGTKNGKYNLDLVGRNIFDTIYFTNASNFSGTGAASASFGDARYYGVHFRAKF from the coding sequence GTGAAGGAATATTCAATTGGGAGTCTGTCGGCAGACAACATTGAAACGGTGAAAGTGCCGCTGCACATCAGCAATCGGCGCGGTTTGTCGGTGTGCGTGGCAATGGCAATAGCAGGTGGTTCAATGTTACTTGCTAACGATGCGACCGCCCAAACGGCATCGGTAAAAAAGAGCGCGAAAAAAACCGGAAACAAACAAGTTGCCGATACCCAGGTTAGCGATTTACAAGCACAAGTCGAGCGCTTGAGCCGGGAGCTGGAAGCCTCAAAACGGCGTGAGCAGGATCTGCTCAAGAAAGGCGTGGCGGCCGCGCCTGCTGCGGTTGGCAACGCCGACGCAGCTGCGTTAAGCAGCCAGGAGCCTGACAATGTCGTTGCCGCTGCTGAGCCGGAGCCGGAAGAAAAAGCCGACGAGCCGCAAGACCTTTCGGAAGTGGTCGTCACGTCTCGGCGTAAGGAAGAAAAGTTACAGGAAGTGCCGATTCCGGTGGCGGTAATCAACCGGGAAACACTGGAGCGGGATAACGTGGTGTCGGTACAAGATTTCTCGCGGCGCGCGCCCAACCTGGGTGTCACGTCGGCTAACGCTCGGCAAACCAGTATTGCTTTGCGGGGTTTGGGTAAAAACAGCGGTAACGAATCCATGGAACCCAGTGTTGGGGTGATGGTGGATAACGTCTGGCGGGCCTGGACCGGGGCGGCCTGGGCCAACTTTGCCGACCTGGATCAAGTGGAAGTGTTACGCGGTCCGCAAGGTACGCTGCAAGGTAAAAACAGCAACCTGGGTTTGCTGAACATTACCACCAAGGCACCGTCGTTTAAAAACAGCTATTACGTGGATGGTTTTGCCGGAAGCCGCGATGCGCTGCAAGGCAAGTTCGGCGCCACAGGCACGATACTGCCCGGCTTATTAGCCTACCGGGCTTCGGGTTTTATCGATAAGCGCGACGGTTTTGTGAAGAACTTTGATGTGCATCGTAGCGAGGGTGATTTAGGCGAAACCAACGCCCTGGGCGGCCGTTTGCAATTTTTGTTTACGCCGAGCGAAGATTTGAGCGCGCGGCTGATTGTCGATAAAACCGCCTCGACCCAAACCATGAGCGTGCAACCACTCATCGCCGATCCAACGCGATTTGATGATGGTACCCTGCGGACTACGACCTTCAGCACCCGCTTGGCCAGGGATTGGTTTAATACACTGCGCAGCAACGGGCAAGCAGTGACCGTCATCGGCGATCCTAGGGCGATGGCGAATAATGAAAGACGCCAATCGCGCGGCGACGGGTCGGGTGTGTCCGCTGAAATTAACTGGGATGTGGCAGGACATCGCTTCACTTCTATCTCCGCTTACCGGGATGCGTTGTTTGAACCGAATCATGATGGCGAGTCAAGCACCGCTGACGTCGAGCGTATCTCCGGTTGGACGGTTAAAAACGAGCAATGGTCGCAGGAACTCAGGTTGGCGTCTAAAGATCCCGGGCCAGTCGATTACCAATTTGGGGTATTTGCGATGCGGGCTATCGCCGATACGTTTAATCAACGCCTTTTCGGCGTTGATGCTGGCGCCTTCCACGCAAGCAACAGCCAATATGCCCTATTGAATGCCACTCCGGCATCCCGGCAATTATTGGCGGCGTCCATGCGCGACACCATGTTGACGCAAAACGTGGTGCCGGCCACTGACAGCTATGCCGGCTACGGTCAGATCAACTGGCATGTCACCGATGATGCGACCTTGACCTTAGGCTTGCGCAACACTTTCGAACGCCGGGAGAACACCGGCTACAGCCGGAATTTAGGCGGGGTCAATTTGGATACTTTGGGCGCGTCATTGGGCGCCAACGCAGCACAAATTGCTGCTGCCAAAGCCATCCGCAGCAATCGCTTGGGTCCGGAATGGGACGCTCCGCGGCAAGGTTTTGATCAGAATTCGCAAAACTGGTTAATCAACCCCAGCTACAAAGTCAATAAAGATTTGATGGTCTACGGTTCGGTGGCCGGAGGCCAAAAATCCGGTGCCGCGCAGTTTAACTTCAATACCGGGGCCACGGAAAACGTCAAACCGGAAGACGTGATGGACTACGAATTTGGCTTTAAGAGTACTTGGCTGGATCGCAAGCTGGTGTTCAACGTCAACTTATACCAAACCGATATTCAAAGTTTTCAATCGCAGTTGGTTGCGCCCGATCCATTGCGCTCAGGCCAATTTTTGTCGCAGCTCGGCAATATTGGCGGTATCCAATTGCGCGGTATCGAGCTGGAAACCAATTGGGACATTACTCAAGGTTTGAATGTGTTTCTGAACGGTTCGTATAACAAGGCTATTTATACCGACTTTGCCAACGCGCCTTGCCCGCCGGAGGCTAATAACACGGGATATTGCGATCAGACCGGCAAAACCATCCCCAACGCACCGGCCTTTACCGCCAACTACGGAATAGATTACCGGGCACCGCTCACCTTTGGTTACGGTAATGACTACGGTCTACAGTGGCATGCCTATCTGATCGATAGCTTTAAATCGGCAGCCAACTACAACGCCAGTTTGTCGCGTTACGGTAAGCAGGATGCCTATCACGTCACCGACGGCGGGATTGGTGTGGGTACCAAAAACGGTAAGTACAACCTGGATTTGGTCGGTAGAAACATTTTCGACACCATCTACTTTACCAATGCCAGTAACTTTTCCGGTACCGGCGCGGCTAGCGCGTCATTCGGCGATGCGCGTTACTACGGGGTGCACTTTAGAGCCAAGTTCTAA